One segment of Pseudomonas sp. FP2196 DNA contains the following:
- a CDS encoding NADP-dependent glyceraldehyde-3-phosphate dehydrogenase — translation MTTANILGNLFPSVSDIPEKYRPGAPVEQREYLVDGQLRRWDGPLATVRSPVYLRGDKGDEQVILGSTPLLDADTALTALDAAVRAYDRGQGLWPTMRVAERIQHVEAFLGRMRQQRDAVVKLLMWEIGKNLKDSEKEFDRTCDYIVDTINALKELDRRSSRFELEQDTLGQIRRVPLGVALCMGPYNYPLNETFTTLIPALIMGNTVVFKPAKLGVLLIRPLLEAFRDSFPTGVINVIYGSGRETVSALMASGKIDIFAFIGTNKAASDLKKLHPKPHRLRAALGLDAKNPGIVLPEVDLDNAVSEAVTGSLSFNGQRCTALKILFVHEDVVDSFIDKFNAKLATLKPGMPWDSGVSLTPLPESGKVDYLHGLVADARSKGAEVVNPNGGESRESFFYPAVLYPVNPQMRVYQEEQFGPVVPIVPYRHLDTVIDYVLESDFGQQLSIFGTNPVAVGRLVDTFANQVGRINLNAQCQRGPDTYPFNGRKNSAEGTLSVHDALRVFSIRTLVATKFQDSNKDLISEIIRGRDSSFLTTDYIF, via the coding sequence ATGACCACAGCAAACATCCTTGGCAACCTGTTCCCTTCTGTCAGCGACATCCCGGAAAAATACCGCCCAGGCGCTCCGGTCGAGCAACGCGAATACCTCGTCGACGGCCAGTTGCGGCGCTGGGACGGCCCGCTCGCCACAGTGCGCAGCCCGGTCTACTTGCGAGGTGACAAAGGCGACGAACAAGTGATTCTCGGCAGCACGCCGCTGCTCGACGCCGACACCGCCCTCACCGCCCTCGATGCCGCCGTTCGCGCCTATGACCGTGGCCAGGGCTTGTGGCCAACCATGCGCGTGGCCGAGCGCATCCAGCACGTCGAAGCCTTCCTTGGCCGCATGCGTCAGCAACGCGACGCTGTGGTGAAGCTGCTGATGTGGGAAATCGGCAAGAACCTGAAGGACTCGGAAAAAGAGTTCGACCGCACCTGCGATTACATCGTCGACACCATTAACGCCCTCAAGGAACTCGACCGCCGCTCAAGCCGTTTCGAGCTGGAACAGGACACGCTCGGCCAGATACGCCGCGTACCGCTCGGCGTCGCGCTGTGCATGGGCCCTTACAACTATCCGCTGAACGAGACCTTCACCACGCTGATCCCAGCACTGATCATGGGCAACACCGTGGTGTTCAAACCGGCCAAGCTCGGCGTGCTGCTGATCCGCCCGTTGCTCGAAGCGTTCCGCGACAGCTTCCCGACGGGTGTGATCAACGTGATCTACGGCAGCGGCCGCGAAACCGTCAGCGCACTGATGGCCAGCGGCAAGATCGACATCTTCGCCTTCATTGGCACCAACAAGGCCGCCAGCGACCTGAAGAAGCTGCACCCCAAACCACACCGCTTGCGCGCGGCGCTGGGCCTGGACGCGAAGAACCCCGGCATCGTCCTGCCGGAAGTCGATCTGGACAACGCCGTCAGCGAAGCCGTCACCGGTTCGCTGTCGTTCAACGGCCAGCGCTGCACTGCCCTGAAGATCCTCTTCGTGCATGAAGACGTGGTCGACAGTTTCATCGATAAATTCAACGCCAAACTGGCCACGCTGAAACCGGGCATGCCTTGGGACAGCGGCGTGTCGCTGACGCCGCTGCCGGAATCGGGCAAGGTCGATTATCTGCATGGGCTGGTGGCGGACGCGCGCAGCAAGGGCGCCGAGGTGGTCAACCCGAATGGCGGTGAATCCCGCGAGTCGTTCTTCTACCCGGCGGTGCTGTACCCGGTGAATCCGCAAATGCGCGTCTATCAAGAAGAACAGTTCGGCCCGGTCGTGCCGATCGTGCCGTACCGTCACCTCGATACCGTGATCGATTACGTGCTGGAATCGGACTTCGGCCAACAGTTGAGCATCTTCGGTACCAACCCGGTGGCGGTCGGCCGACTGGTCGACACCTTCGCCAACCAGGTCGGCCGGATCAACCTCAACGCCCAGTGCCAGCGCGGCCCGGACACCTATCCGTTCAACGGCCGCAAGAACTCTGCCGAAGGCACGCTGTCGGTACACGATGCGTTGCGGGTGTTTTCGATCCGCACGCTGGTGGCGACCAAATTCCAGGACAGCAACAAGGATCTGATCAGCGAGATCATTCGCGGGCGCGATTCGAGCTTCCTGACCACCGACTACATCTTCTGA
- a CDS encoding Lrp/AsnC family transcriptional regulator encodes MTDDIDQILISALMEDSRRSLKALAQISGLSSPSVAERLRRLEERGVLKGYTVEIDPKCFGYQLQAIVRVRPLPGQLQEVERQILSIPEFTECDKVTGEDCFIARLHVRSMEQLDTLLDRLNTLAETNTAIVKKTPVKRRLPPME; translated from the coding sequence ATGACCGACGATATCGACCAGATCCTCATCAGCGCCTTGATGGAGGATTCGCGGCGCTCGCTCAAGGCGCTGGCTCAAATCAGCGGATTGTCGTCGCCGAGCGTGGCCGAGCGTTTGCGCAGACTGGAGGAACGCGGTGTGCTCAAGGGCTACACCGTCGAGATCGACCCCAAGTGCTTCGGCTATCAATTGCAGGCGATCGTCAGGGTACGGCCGCTGCCGGGGCAATTGCAGGAGGTGGAGCGGCAGATCCTGTCGATCCCGGAATTCACCGAGTGCGACAAGGTTACCGGCGAGGACTGTTTTATCGCACGCCTGCACGTGCGCTCGATGGAACAGCTGGACACCCTGCTCGACCGCCTCAATACCTTGGCCGAAACCAATACCGCAATCGTCAAGAAAACCCCGGTCAAGCGCCGTTTGCCGCCGATGGAATAA
- a CDS encoding cytochrome c5 family protein has protein sequence MRVIRFTLLLALAAAMVGCDDEAKPSAVSSNGIPSDPALAQIYTNSCQLCHANPAANAPLTGDRQAWAPRIQQGTDTLLDHAINGYNGMPPMGQCVECSQEQFLQLIGFMADQPLPQ, from the coding sequence ATGCGGGTAATCCGATTCACTCTACTGCTGGCTCTGGCCGCTGCGATGGTGGGCTGTGACGACGAAGCCAAACCATCTGCGGTATCCAGCAACGGCATCCCGTCTGACCCGGCACTGGCGCAGATCTACACCAACAGTTGCCAGCTCTGTCATGCCAACCCAGCGGCAAACGCGCCGCTGACCGGTGATCGCCAAGCCTGGGCGCCACGCATCCAGCAGGGCACTGACACGCTGCTCGACCACGCCATCAACGGTTACAACGGCATGCCGCCGATGGGCCAGTGCGTCGAGTGTTCACAAGAGCAGTTCCTGCAATTGATCGGCTTCATGGCCGACCAGCCTCTCCCTCAATAA
- a CDS encoding FUSC family protein, whose protein sequence is MLRRILRPLLDPYRRYRHARLIHAVRVALGLLATILLTTGINLPHGEWASVTMLVVIGGLQHHGNIGKKAAERATGTLIGAGVGLLLVAQQAWLGMPWLTYFAMAVVCGFFSYHAIGKGGYTALLSAITVFIVAGHGDNPITDGLWRGVDILIGIALALAFSFALPLYAVYSWRYNLADALRDCATVYGRIISGQPVAADEHLKLMGRLGAVMVQLRSLMPSVSKEVKISMTELDAIQRNLRMCISTLEILGNTRPDANDPEAMAHLQSALKAEHRVIRVQLIGMARALKSGAAQRLDRPLELHETSLDAPVYSALDGYRLLTRQLAANIGEMRQRLAKTAPRWNI, encoded by the coding sequence CTGTTGCGCCGGATCCTGCGTCCGCTGCTGGACCCGTACCGGCGCTACCGACACGCCCGATTGATCCACGCGGTGCGGGTGGCATTGGGGTTGCTGGCAACGATTCTGCTGACCACCGGCATCAACCTGCCCCACGGCGAGTGGGCGTCGGTGACTATGCTGGTAGTGATCGGCGGATTGCAGCACCACGGCAACATCGGCAAAAAAGCCGCCGAACGCGCCACTGGCACCTTGATCGGTGCCGGCGTCGGATTATTGCTGGTGGCGCAGCAGGCGTGGCTCGGCATGCCGTGGCTGACCTACTTCGCCATGGCCGTGGTCTGCGGCTTTTTCTCCTATCACGCCATTGGCAAGGGCGGCTACACCGCCCTGCTTTCGGCGATCACCGTATTCATTGTCGCCGGGCATGGCGACAACCCGATCACCGATGGCTTGTGGCGTGGGGTGGATATTCTGATCGGCATTGCACTCGCATTGGCCTTCTCCTTCGCGCTGCCGCTGTACGCGGTGTACTCGTGGCGCTACAACCTCGCCGATGCCTTGCGCGACTGCGCCACGGTGTACGGACGAATCATCAGCGGCCAACCCGTCGCTGCTGATGAACATCTGAAATTGATGGGGCGCCTGGGCGCAGTGATGGTGCAATTGCGCTCGCTGATGCCGTCGGTGTCCAAGGAAGTGAAAATCTCCATGACCGAACTCGATGCCATCCAGCGCAACCTGCGCATGTGCATCAGCACACTGGAGATCCTCGGTAACACTCGCCCGGATGCCAACGATCCAGAAGCCATGGCTCATCTGCAATCGGCGCTGAAGGCCGAGCATCGGGTCATTCGCGTGCAGTTGATCGGCATGGCCCGTGCCCTGAAATCTGGCGCGGCGCAGCGATTGGATCGGCCATTGGAGCTGCACGAGACCAGCCTTGACGCACCTGTCTACAGCGCGCTCGATGGCTATCGTTTGTTGACCCGACAACTCGCCGCGAACATCGGCGAGATGCGCCAGCGCCTGGCAAAAACCGCACCGCGCTGGAACATCTGA
- a CDS encoding transposase, with the protein MERYSKVGMQELDQRLSKIVEAARKKPVSVYRYGAPWVWIVSQDDWQGALKEVSSYIPPGHSLVLLRPQIDDLLDAHRDLLHDLNAEPGRLIPAQTVMHILLLQLLYSVPSEQQLYEQLSYNLLFRWFVGLGLQQKVWSFNALSRDIATLLNNPQAVQLIQKIIGEVFCGALLQMPEFSLNFALLHTWLAKHASVATASN; encoded by the coding sequence ATGGAACGCTACTCGAAAGTGGGCATGCAGGAACTCGATCAACGCCTGTCGAAGATCGTCGAAGCCGCGCGCAAGAAGCCGGTTTCGGTGTATCGCTACGGCGCGCCGTGGGTCTGGATTGTCTCGCAGGATGACTGGCAGGGCGCCTTGAAAGAGGTCTCCAGCTACATTCCGCCAGGTCATTCGCTGGTCTTGCTACGCCCGCAGATCGACGATTTGCTCGACGCCCATCGCGACCTTCTGCACGACCTCAATGCCGAGCCCGGCCGGCTGATCCCCGCGCAAACGGTCATGCACATCCTGCTCCTGCAACTGCTGTATTCGGTGCCCAGCGAGCAGCAGCTCTACGAACAGCTCAGTTACAACCTGTTGTTCCGCTGGTTCGTCGGTCTTGGCCTGCAACAGAAAGTCTGGAGCTTCAATGCCCTCAGTCGCGACATCGCCACGCTGCTCAACAACCCGCAGGCGGTGCAACTCATTCAAAAAATCATCGGCGAAGTGTTCTGCGGTGCCTTGCTGCAAATGCCCGAGTTCTCCTTGAACTTCGCGCTGCTGCACACATGGCTCGCTAAACACGCAAGCGTTGCTACAGCCAGCAATTGA
- a CDS encoding ShlB/FhaC/HecB family hemolysin secretion/activation protein — MEQIFTSRLALWGWLLVTVGAQPALAEEATETAAAQRLVDVNEYFVRGNTVLDARAIEEAVYPFLGPQKALSDIEGARDALQKTYQERGYQSVFVELPEQAVADGIVYLQVSETKVGRVRVVGAKHYSPLDIRDDVPALKEGEVPDFAKVQGELAQLNKTPGRQVMPLVREGQRPGTMDVDLQVEDQNPWTASVGLNNDYSADTEKLRAVTSLGYNNLWQLGHSISLTYFTAPQDTDNAKVWSGSYTAPLTDRWSVQFSGYQSDSNVATIGGSNVLGKGHSYGVSAIYTLPSSGSWSNSLSAGIDFKDFDERLTLSGESDKVPLQYAPFTFAYNGYRYTEKSQLGLGLSLVAATRSVFGYGSSDEDFDYKRYRANPSFAVLKGDTSFTWTFANDWQSASKAAFQLASGPLVSNEQFSAGGATSVRGYLAAERTADDGYLLSQELRTPSLAKYTGTWMQDWRFYAFAEGAQLYLRDELPDQDANYALASVGLGTRASLSKWLSGSLDWGYPLLEGPNTSKQESRLHFNLQATF; from the coding sequence GTGGAACAGATTTTCACGTCACGGCTGGCGCTGTGGGGCTGGCTGCTGGTGACGGTCGGCGCGCAGCCGGCGTTGGCCGAAGAGGCCACCGAAACCGCCGCCGCGCAGCGTCTGGTCGACGTCAACGAATACTTCGTGCGTGGCAATACCGTGCTCGATGCAAGGGCGATCGAAGAGGCGGTATACCCGTTTCTCGGCCCGCAAAAAGCCCTGAGCGATATCGAAGGTGCGCGCGACGCGTTGCAGAAGACCTATCAGGAGCGCGGCTATCAATCGGTGTTCGTCGAACTGCCAGAGCAAGCCGTGGCGGACGGCATCGTCTATCTGCAAGTCAGCGAAACCAAGGTCGGCCGCGTGCGTGTGGTCGGCGCCAAACACTATTCTCCGCTGGACATCCGCGACGACGTGCCGGCGCTGAAAGAAGGCGAGGTGCCGGACTTTGCGAAGGTTCAGGGCGAACTGGCGCAACTCAACAAAACCCCGGGCCGCCAGGTCATGCCGCTGGTTCGCGAAGGTCAGCGCCCCGGCACCATGGACGTCGATTTGCAGGTCGAAGACCAGAACCCTTGGACGGCCAGCGTCGGCCTCAACAACGACTACAGCGCTGACACCGAAAAACTGCGGGCCGTCACCAGCCTCGGCTACAACAACCTCTGGCAACTCGGCCACAGCATCTCGCTGACCTACTTCACTGCGCCGCAGGACACCGACAACGCCAAGGTCTGGTCCGGCTCGTATACCGCGCCGCTGACTGATCGCTGGAGCGTGCAGTTCTCCGGTTACCAGTCCGACAGCAACGTCGCCACCATCGGCGGCAGCAACGTGCTGGGCAAGGGCCATTCCTACGGCGTGTCGGCGATCTACACGCTGCCGTCCAGCGGCAGTTGGTCGAACTCGCTGTCAGCGGGTATCGACTTCAAAGACTTCGACGAGCGCCTGACGCTGTCCGGCGAGAGCGACAAGGTCCCGCTGCAATACGCGCCGTTCACCTTCGCCTACAACGGCTATCGCTACACCGAAAAGAGCCAGCTCGGCCTCGGCCTGAGCCTGGTCGCGGCCACCCGCAGCGTCTTCGGTTATGGCAGCTCCGACGAAGACTTCGACTACAAACGCTACCGCGCCAACCCGAGTTTCGCCGTACTCAAGGGCGACACCAGTTTCACCTGGACCTTCGCCAACGACTGGCAGAGCGCGAGCAAAGCGGCGTTCCAGCTGGCTTCGGGGCCGCTGGTTTCCAACGAGCAATTCTCCGCTGGCGGCGCGACCTCGGTGCGCGGCTATCTGGCCGCCGAGCGCACGGCGGATGACGGTTACCTGCTGAGCCAGGAACTGCGCACACCGTCGCTCGCCAAGTACACCGGCACCTGGATGCAGGATTGGCGCTTCTACGCCTTCGCCGAAGGCGCGCAACTGTACCTGCGCGACGAACTGCCGGATCAGGACGCCAATTACGCCCTGGCCAGTGTCGGCCTCGGCACCCGCGCCAGCCTGAGCAAATGGCTGTCCGGCAGCCTCGACTGGGGTTATCCGCTACTCGAAGGGCCGAACACCTCGAAACAGGAATCGCGCCTGCACTTCAACCTTCAAGCCACTTTCTAA
- a CDS encoding D-arabinono-1,4-lactone oxidase, whose amino-acid sequence MASHPALGQLMRAPRLIPWRNWSGGQSCLPAARLAPKNLDELTTVIRQAQGKIRPVGSAHSFSALVPTDGTLLSLSYFSGLLEHDAKTLQAEFAAGTPMSRMGVPLKDVGQALLNMADIDYQTLAGAIATSTHGTGKNFQSYSAHVCGMQLVTANGEVLDCDSRRHPEVFNAARVSLGALGVATKIRLQNRPAYRLRERQWIAKTEELLEDLDKNTRENQHWEMLVVTHSDYALSIALNETTDPATPPISPEEEGGNEFVNLIEKIDKYGSDFPDLRRTMLNSLRHLASFDDRVGDSFDIYANVRTVRFNEMEYSVPAEYGPACLREILKLIQDKDLRTWFPIEYRYVKADDIVLSMFEGRDSCSISVHQHYQMDHHNFFAAVEPIFWKYNGRPHWGKLHTLNARTLQPLYPRWREFVDVRQALDPSGRFLNAHLSSILGVN is encoded by the coding sequence TTGGCGAGTCACCCGGCACTGGGGCAGTTGATGCGCGCGCCACGGCTGATTCCCTGGCGCAACTGGTCGGGCGGGCAGAGTTGCTTACCCGCGGCGCGGCTCGCGCCGAAAAACCTGGATGAACTGACGACAGTGATTCGTCAGGCCCAAGGCAAGATTCGTCCGGTCGGTTCAGCGCACTCTTTCAGCGCCTTGGTGCCCACCGACGGCACGCTTTTATCCCTGAGCTATTTCAGCGGTCTGCTCGAACACGACGCGAAAACCCTGCAAGCCGAATTCGCCGCCGGCACGCCGATGTCACGCATGGGCGTGCCGCTCAAAGACGTCGGCCAGGCCTTGCTAAACATGGCGGATATCGACTACCAGACCCTCGCCGGAGCAATCGCGACCTCGACCCACGGCACCGGCAAAAACTTCCAGTCCTACTCGGCCCACGTTTGCGGCATGCAACTGGTCACGGCCAATGGCGAGGTGCTCGACTGCGATAGCCGACGCCATCCCGAGGTGTTCAACGCTGCGCGCGTCTCCCTCGGCGCGCTTGGCGTAGCGACGAAAATACGTCTGCAAAACCGCCCGGCCTATCGCCTGCGCGAACGCCAATGGATCGCCAAGACCGAAGAACTGCTCGAAGACCTCGATAAAAACACCCGCGAAAACCAGCACTGGGAAATGCTCGTCGTCACCCATTCAGACTACGCGCTGTCCATCGCCCTCAACGAAACCACTGACCCGGCCACGCCGCCGATCAGCCCCGAAGAGGAGGGCGGCAACGAGTTCGTCAACCTGATCGAAAAGATCGACAAGTACGGCAGCGACTTTCCTGACCTGCGCCGCACGATGCTCAACAGCTTGCGCCATCTGGCGAGTTTCGATGACCGCGTTGGCGACTCGTTCGACATCTACGCCAACGTGCGCACGGTGCGCTTCAACGAGATGGAATATTCGGTGCCCGCCGAATACGGCCCGGCCTGTCTGCGCGAAATCCTCAAGCTGATTCAGGACAAGGACCTGCGCACCTGGTTTCCCATCGAGTACCGCTACGTCAAGGCTGACGACATTGTGCTGAGCATGTTCGAGGGGCGCGACAGCTGTTCGATATCGGTGCACCAGCATTACCAGATGGACCATCACAACTTTTTCGCTGCGGTCGAACCGATCTTCTGGAAGTACAACGGCCGGCCGCATTGGGGCAAGTTGCACACGCTCAATGCGCGAACCTTGCAACCGTTGTATCCGCGCTGGCGCGAGTTTGTCGATGTGCGCCAGGCGCTTGATCCGAGCGGGCGGTTTCTCAATGCGCACCTGTCGTCGATTCTGGGGGTGAACTGA
- a CDS encoding DSD1 family PLP-dependent enzyme: MAVNRRNFLLGTLGVGALLVGVGAWLRPGDRGAPYSDYFRALNRELKDKGPMRPVLLIDLDRLDHNIDVVMQSVRRGGKQLRLVEKSLPSPGLLSYIAQRAGTQRLMSFHQPFLNHDAVTFPQSDILLGKPLPVRSAELFYQTHKGSFDPAKQLQWLLDGPERLQQYLQLAQSLGARMRINIELDVGLHRGGVSDVNELGQMLTLISAHPQHLEFAGFMGYDPFVGMGVPGVLGSPEELFAKVMVIYQRCVDFTRQQFPALWHDGLCLNTAGSPSYRMHENEKLSTEVSVGTAMLKPTHYDLPSLVDHVPATYIATPVLKSTGAVNIPALDDKSKLFSWWDQNQRQTFFIYGGNWMAEFESPPGLQSNGVYGRSSNQEMVNGSKNVGLNVEDQVFLRPTQTEAVLLQFGDLLAVRGGKIVDTWPVYT; encoded by the coding sequence ATGGCGGTCAATCGACGTAATTTTCTGCTCGGCACGCTTGGGGTTGGCGCATTACTGGTGGGCGTTGGCGCCTGGCTAAGGCCGGGGGATCGCGGCGCACCGTACAGCGATTATTTCCGCGCTCTGAACCGTGAGCTCAAAGACAAAGGCCCGATGCGTCCGGTGCTGCTGATCGATCTGGATCGACTCGATCACAACATTGATGTGGTGATGCAGTCGGTGAGACGCGGTGGCAAGCAGTTGCGCTTGGTAGAGAAGTCTCTGCCGTCGCCGGGGTTGTTGAGCTACATCGCGCAACGTGCCGGGACGCAACGGCTGATGTCGTTCCATCAGCCATTTCTCAATCACGATGCGGTGACGTTCCCGCAGTCGGATATTTTGCTCGGCAAACCATTGCCAGTGCGTTCGGCGGAGCTGTTCTATCAAACCCACAAAGGTTCGTTCGATCCCGCAAAGCAACTGCAATGGCTGCTCGACGGCCCCGAACGTTTGCAGCAATACCTGCAACTCGCACAGAGTTTAGGTGCGCGGATGCGTATCAACATCGAACTTGATGTGGGTCTGCATCGTGGCGGCGTCAGTGATGTGAATGAGCTGGGGCAGATGCTCACGCTGATCAGCGCCCACCCTCAGCACCTGGAATTCGCCGGCTTCATGGGCTACGACCCGTTCGTGGGCATGGGGGTGCCGGGCGTCCTCGGCTCGCCGGAGGAACTGTTCGCCAAGGTCATGGTGATTTATCAGCGTTGCGTCGATTTCACCCGGCAGCAGTTTCCCGCGTTGTGGCATGACGGTTTGTGCCTGAACACCGCCGGCAGTCCGAGTTATCGCATGCATGAAAACGAGAAGTTGAGCACGGAAGTGTCGGTGGGCACCGCGATGCTGAAGCCGACTCACTATGATTTGCCGTCACTGGTTGATCATGTGCCGGCCACCTACATCGCCACGCCCGTTCTGAAAAGCACCGGCGCGGTGAACATCCCGGCGCTGGATGACAAGTCGAAACTGTTTTCCTGGTGGGATCAAAATCAGCGCCAGACGTTTTTCATCTACGGGGGCAACTGGATGGCGGAGTTCGAGTCACCGCCTGGGTTGCAGAGTAACGGGGTGTATGGCCGTAGCTCGAATCAGGAGATGGTCAATGGCTCGAAAAATGTGGGCTTGAACGTGGAGGATCAAGTTTTCCTGCGCCCGACCCAGACTGAAGCGGTGCTGCTGCAATTTGGTGATTTGCTGGCGGTGCGCGGCGGCAAGATTGTCGACACCTGGCCGGTTTACACCTGA
- a CDS encoding DMT family transporter: protein MDNTLRRGSFEMTAAMLISGTIGWFVLVSGQPVLDVVFWRCVFGAGTLLLICAAFGFLRPGILTRTTFLLAVLSGVAIVGNWVLLFASYSRASIAIGTAVYNVQPFMLVGLAALFLGEKITVQKLFWLAISFLGMLAIVSAHGQQGEGGNDYLVGIALALGAAFLYAIAALIIKRLTGTPPHLIALIQVCTGVLLLAPFAHFSALPQAPSEWGSLVTLGIVHTGLMYVLLYGAIQKLPTALTGALSFIYPIAAIFVDWFAFGHRLEILQWVGVAAILLAAAGMQQGWGFKARRLAAQ, encoded by the coding sequence ATGGACAACACACTGCGTCGCGGCTCATTTGAAATGACCGCTGCCATGCTGATATCCGGGACGATCGGCTGGTTTGTACTGGTATCCGGGCAACCGGTGCTGGACGTGGTGTTCTGGCGCTGCGTGTTCGGTGCCGGCACCTTGCTGCTGATCTGCGCCGCATTCGGCTTTCTGCGCCCGGGTATTCTGACCCGCACGACATTTTTGCTGGCCGTGCTTAGTGGCGTGGCGATTGTCGGCAACTGGGTGCTGTTGTTCGCCTCGTACTCCCGGGCTTCGATCGCCATTGGCACGGCGGTATACAACGTGCAGCCGTTCATGCTGGTCGGTTTGGCGGCGCTGTTTCTCGGCGAGAAGATCACCGTGCAGAAGCTGTTCTGGCTGGCGATTTCATTTTTGGGGATGTTGGCGATCGTCAGTGCCCATGGCCAGCAAGGTGAGGGCGGAAACGACTATCTGGTGGGTATTGCCCTGGCGTTGGGCGCGGCGTTTCTCTATGCGATTGCGGCGCTGATCATCAAGCGCCTGACTGGCACTCCACCGCATCTGATCGCGTTGATTCAGGTCTGCACCGGCGTGCTGTTGCTTGCGCCGTTCGCGCATTTTTCCGCACTGCCACAGGCGCCGAGCGAGTGGGGCAGTCTGGTCACGTTGGGCATCGTCCACACCGGCCTGATGTACGTCCTGCTGTACGGCGCGATCCAGAAGCTGCCGACGGCATTGACTGGCGCACTGTCCTTCATTTACCCGATTGCCGCGATCTTCGTCGACTGGTTCGCCTTCGGTCATCGCCTGGAAATCCTGCAATGGGTTGGCGTTGCGGCGATTCTGCTGGCGGCGGCCGGCATGCAACAGGGCTGGGGTTTCAAGGCACGGCGGCTGGCCGCGCAGTAA